TTTTTTATTTGATTCTAACTGCAATTGTTCAATTTGCTTATTAGTTTGTAAGGTAAGACGTTGTTGCTGGTCCAATAGATTTTGTTGTTCTTTTAGTAGTTTTTGAAGCATATCTATCTGCTTGTCTTTAGCTAAAAGCTGTTCTTGATAGAAATGTGAGTCGTAAACTTGGTTTTCGTTATTTCGGAAACTAGTTTGCTTATCAGTTTGCGATTGTTTTTCTTTATCCGAAATAAACATTGATTTAATAACTTTTTGACCTTCTTCGCTTATCACAAACTGGTTTCCGATTTTCGTAAACCATTTCTTCTTTTGTGTTTCTGTTACTTTTTTCGAAATTGCTGTTTTACTCACACCTATTTCTTCGGCTAATTCTTTGATTGTTTTTTTACTCATGTTAACTCTCCTTGTTATGCCTTCTCTCTATTACTGGACAGGTTTATATCCTATACATACAACTATAATTTTTACTTATTATGAATAAAATTTTATAGATTAAAAGAATAACTTGAATTTAACTCAATAGAGCATAATTTAAAAAGATATTATAGTTGCTGTAAAGTAAGTTTCTTGCAAGTTGATTTTCAAACCACTCATCTCCATCGTCAAAATCTTTATCAAGTTTCCACCCAATGTAATGCAAAAATTCATGTCGAATAGTTCCTTGAATATCTATTGGTTTATTCTTTTCTAAAAAATCTTTAGAAATAACTATTTTTTGGGGAACATCTTCAGACGAAGAAAGTATATAACCAGATTGGTTATTTTTTAAAAGAGAATCTTCTTTTTTAGTATTTAAAAATACAGGTATATCAATCTTTACACCATACTGGCTAATAGCCCATTCTTTTGATTGTCTAACTAAATTGTAAAATAGTTGTATTTTTTTTCTATTCTCTGATTTTCTTTTTCGTGACTGGTAACTCATTTTATACGCTCCTGTTTAAATAATTAATTTTTAAGCCAATTAAACAACGGAACTTTAGGATTGAGTGGTTCTTTCCCTTCCGTTTTGAGTAGAAAATTTAAAGCTTCTAAGTCGTCATTTGCTTTTTTAGTAAGTTTGCTACAATGATCAGCTGTTAATCCTACTTCTTGGTCTAAGTAACGGGCTCTCATTGTCTGAAAATCTCGGATAATAGATAAAGCTCTTTCTCTATTTGTTTTATCATTAATTTCTGCATACATTAGTATATCGTTCAAAACTACATCTGCCATACTATTTAATATATCAATTTGCTTCTGAGAAGCTTTTGAAATTCCTTTACCAGCACTCCAAATCAATTTGAATCCAGTAATTGAACGACCTTTTTTTATCTCTTCATACTTCACTTCTAACTCGGTAAATTTATTGATTTCAGCAATCGCGACATCGAGAACATATTTTTTCAGAAGTCCCGTATTTTCACGATAACTTTTCTTTTCCTCGACACCAAAAATTTCCATGATAGTATCTTTTGTCAAAGACTTATACCAACAGCCGTATGAACCTCTCAAGTAGTCGTACAAAGTCCAACTAAAACCACTTTTGAATTTCGCAGTGACAGTCAAGTCAGTCAGGACATACCTATCTTTCAAGTCTAATATATGCGGTGTGATTTCTGGATCCCAGAGAAACGTAAAGGTGCCATTGTCATATTTCATTTTCCTAAAAACATTCCAGTATTCGAATGAGTCATTCTCTAAATCTTCCAACCCTGCTTGAATACTTAGTATTCTTTGGGCGTCAACCTTTGCATGCTTAGTTTGATATTTTTCAATGCCAAATTTCTTCTCGAAATCAGCCTTAATAAAAGTTGTCGAACCATCTTTTTGTGTAGAATAAATCGCATAGGACAGCAACTGCATTTGGTTCAAGGTCAAACCTTGATTAAGTTTTGAGGTTGATAGCTCATTGCTCTTTTTAATACTATCTGCATTGCTAATCAGAACTTCCTTTTTGTTTAATCTACCGGCCATAGAAGCACCCCCTTATTAGTTATAAGTTAATAGTAACGTAACTTACATAACGAATCAATATGAATATGTTTTTAATTTCAAGCTTATAGTTAGAGGGATAAAAAACTTTCGATAGAGGGATAAAAAACTTTCAATAGAGGGATAAAAAACTTTCAATAGAGGGATAAAAAACTTTCAATAGAGTCTATAAACCTTTGGTATATATGTGTTTATAGAGACCTTAAAGTTAATAAAGTTAATAAAGTTAATAAAAAATAATAAATACGCAGGCGGACGCGAAGAAAAAAGTATTGGTTAAAAAATAGTAGTAACTGCTATACTTATTTAGCTGTCACCTTTTTAAGCTGAACTCTTCAGCAAGAAAGGAGGCTTTATTGTGAATATACTTTTTGACGTCTTACTTGGAGTCCTGATTAATGTCATTGCCCATGGCATAATCAAATGGCTAGATTCCAAGGACAAAACTGACAGCTAGCCTGCCCGTATAAAAAAATGCGAAAAAAAAGACCAGTGGGTTGCCCCCCGCTGGTCTTTGGCTTTATCGTGAATATCTTTTTGTACCTTTATTATCTCATATAACAATTTAAAATCAAGTGACAGATCAGTTAAAGGAAATCTTGCTCCGCAAGCTAAGGACTATCTTATAAGGTCAAAAGAAGTCGCTCCGCTCTATTTGCAATGAACCAATTGGGAAACTACTTAAAAGTCATGAATGAGCTCTAAAGCCTATTTTAGCTACGAATCAAACAAGTATAGAACTCCCTTCGGTCGTGCAGGGCAAGCCCTACATACCCAAAAGCAGATTAAAAGAATCATGGAGCAAGCAATTTATAAGTTAATGAGCGAAAAAATAGCCTTAAAAAGATAATTAAGCATGTTTTAAGAGGTTTTGTAGCAAAACGTGCTTAATTATACAGTTAAGTGTTAAAGTGTCTTATAAGACGTTATTTTAAAGAATACGAGCAGTTGGAGGGAATTAAATTTAAAATGAAAAATAGTGTTAAAAAAGAAGAGTATAAAATAACTTTTTTATATGGTGGTGTTTTGTTCCTTGTAGGATTAATTGGGATGATTTTCCCTGCAACAGCTAAATATATTGTCTCTTTTTGTTTCATTTATGGAGGTTCATCTTTACTAGTTGGACTACTTTATTTCGTCACAAATAGAAATGAAGTTCAAAGTAAAGAAAACGAAAAGATAAAATAAGATCCCTGCTTTTTTTATTTTTACTTATGTAATTATTTTTCTGGAAAACTATTCAAAGGTACTTTAGCTTTGACTACAAAATAGAATAATACAAGAGGGATTAACTAATGTTCTTAGTCCCGAAGTGAAAAGGGCGCACTTACACACCCTGTGGGTATATCGGCTAAAATAAAAAAAATCCGTAGCTCGATAATTAAATTGGCAAGCTACGGGTATGGCATGCCATACCCTAAAAAAAATTTTTCTTGGTAGGATTTTCCTATGACCTTTACTAAAAAAAACACACGGAATCACTTTATAAAAATGATTCCGTGTGTTTTTTTTAGTTGTCGCTTTGCTCGATAAAAATGTTTGTATTTATTTTTGGTTTACAGTTCTATTAGCTTTATACAAACTAACTATAAAAATTAGGAACCAAAAAAAACTACCTAACATTGCAACTGAACCTTCTTGGGAAATATAAAATAAGGCAACAAAAAAACTAACTATAGCTATGTAAAATTTTGATTGTTTAAAGATTTCTTTATTCAAAAAAGTCCTCCTAAATATTTTATTCTCTTGTTGTAGTTTTAAATAAAAAACAAAATTAGTCAAATTTAAAAGTCATTTGTAGCTGATCCCGAAATAAAAGGGCGCACTTATACACGATAAAAAAATATCGTGTTTGTGCTAAAGAAATGTGTGAAAAATTGCTCCGCAATTTTAAAAATTCGTTACACTCATTTGAAAAAAATCAAAAAAAAAAAAGAAAATTCAAAAACAGAAAAAATTGTAGCGGAAATAAATTGAGATTTAGGTGATTCTAGGTAAGAGCATAAAGAGATTCCGGCGTCGCCCGTTTTTTCGCGTTGCTTCAAAACGTTGACTTGTCAGGCTGTGCCTGACGAATCTTAAAGAAAGTAACGGACGTCAAAATAGTGTTTTTATCCTTTTTTTTATGTTTCTACAAATGCTGTTCTGACAACGTTTCAAAGATGTTGTGTGTTGCACATGTGCTGCGAAACGTAGGACAAATGTGTTGCGTTTTTTTCTTTTTTCTTGTGGTTTAAAAAGTAAAAA
This window of the Carnobacterium mobile DSM 4848 genome carries:
- a CDS encoding replication initiation protein: MAGRLNKKEVLISNADSIKKSNELSTSKLNQGLTLNQMQLLSYAIYSTQKDGSTTFIKADFEKKFGIEKYQTKHAKVDAQRILSIQAGLEDLENDSFEYWNVFRKMKYDNGTFTFLWDPEITPHILDLKDRYVLTDLTVTAKFKSGFSWTLYDYLRGSYGCWYKSLTKDTIMEIFGVEEKKSYRENTGLLKKYVLDVAIAEINKFTELEVKYEEIKKGRSITGFKLIWSAGKGISKASQKQIDILNSMADVVLNDILMYAEINDKTNRERALSIIRDFQTMRARYLDQEVGLTADHCSKLTKKANDDLEALNFLLKTEGKEPLNPKVPLFNWLKN